The Halomarina pelagica genome segment CAAGGCGCGGCTCGGTTCAAATTCCGTCGAGGAAAAGAATACAGTCCCCACGGAGACACGCACCTCCGCGCAGTCAAACAATTTGACTCGGAGAGATTACTTGAAGGATTTCAGCAGGCGACAGAACGACTCCTCTCGGTGATCCAATCGGAGTCCGCGTTTCGCCGTCCAGTCACCGTAGCGATTGACATCACGACTATTCGCTACTTCGGTAACGTGGAGGGAATGCCGATGGTCAGTGGGACGAAAGACGGCGAGGGAAAAGCATTCAAATTTTCGACTCTTTCGATTGTCGGGTGGAATATCCCTCTCATTCTGGCTGTCGAGCCCGTCCGTGAGAGTTCCCCGTGGGACGAGAACCCGCCAAACCGGATTCATCGTGTAGTTCGACGACTCGTTCGACGCGCACAGGAGCACGTACCGATTGAGATGGTACTGTGCGACCGAGAGTTTGACGCGAAAGCGGTGTACTAGACGCTCTCGAACCTCGATGTGAACTATCTCATCCCGAAACGCATCCACAGTGACGAGCGGGAGGCTATCGAGACGATGGACGAGAATGGACAGGAGGTCGCCGTTGAATCGGCGACTGTCCATGTCGATCATGGGTCGCACGCGATGCAGTTTCTGTACGTTCCCTCAACGAAAGGGGAAGGAACAGCGGTCTTTGCGACGAATCTCTCAGTCGAGCCAGACGAGGTTGAGACGTTCACTCGTCGGTACAGCCGCCGCTGGCAGATCGAGAACGAGTATAAGAGTATCAAGAACGACTTTCTGGCGAAGACGTCTTCCAAGGATTACCGCGTAAGGCGTTCTACTTCGTGTTCGCGGTGTTGCTGCACAACATCTGGCGGTTCACTGATTTCCTGTTGAAGGCAGGTGTCGGCGGAGAGATGGACTATGCCCCGATTCTGACGGCTGGTGAGTGTGTCGAGTTGGTTTGCTCGGCACTTATCCCACCTGACTAGCGCTTAACGCCGACTCAGATCGCCTATCGTGAGTGGCAACACTTTGTGAGAGGTCGAATTTTAGACTGTTTTCGCGCATTCGATGGCATATCTCCAAGTGTGTTAATTGATACCCCACCAATGTGGGCCATTCAATTCACGATAAGTCCCGTAAACACGCGAAAATAGCGCATCCTCCGAAACTGTGGACCTCGCTGTTCGAGAGGTTAGTATAGCGCCATATAGTTTATAATGAATCTCTACTCTTTCGTTGGAAATGGCTATGTAGTATGTTGTGCCAGCCCCCACAACTCACCCAACAAAAGTATTAATAGAACATCAGAATAACCCTCACCCGTGAAAACCGACGACACAGAATCACCCCAGAAGAGAGCGAGCAGGCTTCTCCGGCGGGATTACAGCGGAACTGACGGGGGTCAATGACGGGGGAGTACCGCTGGAGCCAGCAGTCGCTGGCGGATCTCCAGTATCTCTACTGGCGGGATATCGCACCCGACCGGGAGGCCGACGGATTCAATCCCGAGACAGAGCGTCCGTCGTACCAGTGGCTCGTCGAACACGGCTTCGGCGGGATTCAGTACGCGCTGCGCGAGCACCACGACCTCACAGTGAAGGAGTTCTTCGTCGACGTCGTCGGCATCCCGGACGACCAGCAGGGGTTTGTATGGCCCACGGAAGATGAGGCAACGCAGCAGGCACTGGCGAGCTTCCTCGACCGACTCCGCCACCGCCAGGGTCGGACCGAGTCACGTGTTCGAACCGTTCGGTCGCACCTCGCGAAGTACGTCCGGGCGTACCGTGACGTCCACGGGCACGCACGTCTGCTCGAGCAGCTGGGCGACACGAGTGCGCGGCCCGCGGAGATCCAGCGGGTGCTCGCCGCGATGGATGCCGTCGGCACTGCCCTCGGGACCGACGCCTCCCGGCTTGAGTACCTCGGGGACGTCCAGCGGTTCTACCGCCACCTGCAGAACCGAGGCCACGCCGCCTACAATCCCCTCGCGAACGCCAGCGAGGAGTTCGGCTGGGAACGCTCGGAACCGGACAACCCCACGCTTACGGCCGCAGACGTTCGTGCCCTGTATCAGGCGGCCGAAACCACTGAGGAGCGACTCGTCATCGTCGGCCTCGCCGCGTGGGGATTGCGGCCCGCCGAATTGACGGCCCTCTCTGTCTCCCAGGTAACGCTCGATCCCGATGACCCGCATCTCACGTTCGACGACCGCAAGAACGGGCCCGGAACGGTCGCCCTCATCTACGGCCTTGACGTTCTTGCCGATCGCGTCGACGAACTCGACGATAGTGACGAGGACACTCCCGAGTGGAACGGCTACCTCTTTCCCTCGCAGCGCTCGTCGACGGGCCACATCGCGCAGGGAACGCTCCGGTCGCGGTTCGACACCCTCGCTACCCGCGCCGAGGTGACCGTCGACGGCCGCGCACCGACGCCGAAGATGGGGCGTCGGTTCTGGTACGCAACGTACACGCGCGCGACCGCCGCCATCCTCGAGTCGCTCCAGGCGGTCGCCGACGACCAAGGGAGCACAAGCCCCGAGGTCGTCCTCCGCAACTACCTCTCCGAGGAACGTCGCCGAGCACTGCGCCGCCAGTTCATGCGAGCCCGTCTATCCAACGCATTCACTAGCCGTCCTGATAGCCAGTCATCATCGCCAACTCACTCGATCATGACTCACCGCTAACCTTTTGACATGGAATGTACCGCATACCAGAATATCAAAAACGCTCTGGCATTACATCGATACTCTTGCAATGGTTATCCAGGCGGTCGCTCAAGAAGCGGTGTTACCATTCTCATTAACAAAATGGGATGCGTGTGAGGTACACGGTGGACGACCATGACACTGTTTGAGCTGACCGGATTTCAGCGCGACTTGCTGTGGGTGATCGCTGGCTTTGACCAGCCCTCGGGCCAGCAACTCAAAACGGAGCTCGAAGCACACACAGATCGTGAGATCACCCATGGGCGATTGTATCCCAACCTCGATACGCTCGTCAATCGGGGGTACGTCGAGAAGGGACAGATCGATCGCCGAACGAACTACTACGAACTCTCGGAGGAGGGCCAGGAGGCGCTTGCCGCGCGCCATGACTGGGAAGACGACTACCTCCCATTTACCACCTCCCCGTCAACATAATATACAACAGCACCGCTCATATTCCGGGACTCTGCAGCAGCATCATGTCCAGCAGTCAGCGGCCAGCGTGAACTACCCCGCCCTGCTCGGCCTGACGGCCTCGCTGAGGACGGGGCTTCCTGTTTCTACGACGCGCTTTGCAGACACCGAATGGGTGTCCGTAGGGAGCGCAGTCTCCGCAGGCATTGAATCGGGGTGAACCACCCCTACTTGATCGAGTCCGCGTGACAGGATGTTGTACGCCGCGTTGAGGTCCCTGTCCGCTTCGAACCCGCATGACGGGCATGAGTGTTCGCGGACCCACAGCGGTTTGTCGGTCGAAACGCCACACTCGGAACACTCCTTCGTCGTCCCGCGTGGGTCGACGGCGACGAAGTGCGTTCCTTCCCGCTCGCACTTGTATTCGAGCATCCGGAGGAACGTGCCCCACGCCGCTCCGGCGCGGTTTCGTGAGTTCGACGGGAGTTCCATCAGACCCTTCGCGTCGAGATCTTCGACCGCTACGAGGTCGTACTCCCGAGCGTAGTAGTTCGAGAGCTTGTGCAGGAAGTCGCGGTGCTTTCGCTTCAGGTCGGCGTGACGGCGGGCTACTACGCGCTGTTGCTTGCGGTAGTTCACCGAACCGTGTTCCTTCCGCGAGAGATCGCGCTGTGCGCGTTCCAACCGCTCGCGTTCCTCGGAAAGATCGGGACCTTCGACGGCGGTTCCGTCGCTGTCGTGGGCGTACTTCAGAATCCCCACGTCGATCCCGACACACTGCTCGGGATTCTCGGGCTTCGGTGGTGCGTCGTTCTCGGTTTCGATCCCGAGGACGGCGAACCACTCGCCGGTCGGTTCCTGCTTCACGACGACCTCCTTGATCGTGGCGTCGTCGGGAACCTCGCGGTGGTAGAC includes the following:
- a CDS encoding site-specific integrase, with product MTGEYRWSQQSLADLQYLYWRDIAPDREADGFNPETERPSYQWLVEHGFGGIQYALREHHDLTVKEFFVDVVGIPDDQQGFVWPTEDEATQQALASFLDRLRHRQGRTESRVRTVRSHLAKYVRAYRDVHGHARLLEQLGDTSARPAEIQRVLAAMDAVGTALGTDASRLEYLGDVQRFYRHLQNRGHAAYNPLANASEEFGWERSEPDNPTLTAADVRALYQAAETTEERLVIVGLAAWGLRPAELTALSVSQVTLDPDDPHLTFDDRKNGPGTVALIYGLDVLADRVDELDDSDEDTPEWNGYLFPSQRSSTGHIAQGTLRSRFDTLATRAEVTVDGRAPTPKMGRRFWYATYTRATAAILESLQAVADDQGSTSPEVVLRNYLSEERRRALRRQFMRARLSNAFTSRPDSQSSSPTHSIMTHR
- a CDS encoding PadR family transcriptional regulator, producing the protein MTLFELTGFQRDLLWVIAGFDQPSGQQLKTELEAHTDREITHGRLYPNLDTLVNRGYVEKGQIDRRTNYYELSEEGQEALAARHDWEDDYLPFTTSPST
- a CDS encoding RNA-guided endonuclease InsQ/TnpB family protein, whose protein sequence is MRYNYRYRLKPTDELHERLAWTVDTCRQVYNHFLHRLNRVDGTSAYSEQSLLPDLKREWTDLKDVHSKVLQKVVQRLYDNLSTLKGRKDNGYRVGELKWKAPQEYRSIKYSQTGFKLNNTSGRPVLSLSKIGDVPLVYHREVPDDATIKEVVVKQEPTGEWFAVLGIETENDAPPKPENPEQCVGIDVGILKYAHDSDGTAVEGPDLSEERERLERAQRDLSRKEHGSVNYRKQQRVVARRHADLKRKHRDFLHKLSNYYAREYDLVAVEDLDAKGLMELPSNSRNRAGAAWGTFLRMLEYKCEREGTHFVAVDPRGTTKECSECGVSTDKPLWVREHSCPSCGFEADRDLNAAYNILSRGLDQVGVVHPDSMPAETALPTDTHSVSAKRVVETGSPVLSEAVRPSRAG